From Erigeron canadensis isolate Cc75 chromosome 8, C_canadensis_v1, whole genome shotgun sequence, one genomic window encodes:
- the LOC122578709 gene encoding protein FREE1-like isoform X1, producing MNHQNQMNYQPSSYNPYDYYNNYNNNNNININNPQIDQIPSAPPDPSYFYYSSPPDNNYPPNPSYDPNPIPSWYHNQVEPSNKTPPSIAVKFDDYGRPINHQIPENDNVTDHQSVYASSYSNGSDYNSSSNASKLKFDDYGRPISAKEPLDGDKKIVKATPLVVEDASNGVQKFRVVLLSEGAGLQGDMDVLCQIGLDGIRILDPATTRTLKVYTFDTVTRWEVLDSNVFAFWTKSSVDTNERRVRLKSNGYTTTNILDLVAAASIQFKEMDGLANSEQVAEKKKVFPDWKILMKPGNEEKDHWVPDEASVKCTSCSTYFGAFVRRHHCRNCGDIFCDKCTQGRIALTAEEQAPQVRVCDQCMAEVTQRLSHVDELASRSSGNNRHEDLAKKLQVLRNRNKDIAKKLQEMEKNRNTTAGLKFDAPDAQMKEVECPTCTVHLQVEVPAMGSKTIECSVCQHPFLVSAH from the exons ATGAATcatcaaaaccaaatgaattatcaaccatcatcaTATAATCCATATGATTATTAcaataattacaataataataacaatattaatattaataatccCCAAATTGATCAAATTCCTTCTGCACCTCCAGACCCTTCCTACTTTTACTATTCTTCACCACCAGATAACAACTACCCACCAAACCCGAGTTACGATCCAAACCCGATTCCTTCTTGGTACCACAATCAGGTCGAGCCGTCTAACAAGACGCCGCCTTCGATTGCGGTTAAGTTTGATGATTATGGAAGACCCATTAATCATCAGATACCCGAAAATGATAATGTTACTGATCATCAGAGTGTTTATGCTTCTTCTTACAGTAATGGGTCCGATTATAATAGTAGTAGTAATGCGAGTaaactgaaatttgatgatTATGGAAGGCCTATAAGTGCGAAAGAACCGTTGGATGGTGATAAGAAGATCGTAAAGGCGACACCGTTAGTCGTCGAGGATGCGAGTAACGGTGTGCAGAAATTTCGTGTGGTGCTACTCTCTGAAGGGGCAGGTCTGCAGGGAGATATGGATGTCTTATGTCag ATTGGTTTAGATGGTATTCGGATACTTGATCCTGCAACGACCCGAACACTGAAAGTATATACATTTGACACCGTGACTAGATGGGAG GTATTGGATTCAAATGTATTTGCTTTCTGGACTAAAAGTTCCGTTGATACTAACGAAAGACGTGTCAGACTAAAGTCTAACGGTTATACTACAACCAACATTCTTGATCTGGTGGCTGCCGCAAGTATTCAG TTCAAGGAGATGGATGGATTAGCAAATTCTGAACAAGTAGCTGAGAAGAAAAAAGTCTTCCCTGATTGGAAAATTTTGATGAAGCCTGGAAATGAGGAAAAAGACCACTGG GTTCCAGATGAAGCATCCGTTAAATGCACATCTTGTAGCACATATTTCGGAGCTTTTGTGCGAAGG CATCATTGTAGAAATTGTGGTGATATTTTCTGTGATAAGTGCACTCAAGGTAGAATTGCTCTCACGGCAGAAGAGCAGGCTCCACAAGTTCGAGTTTGTGACCAATGCATG GCAGAAGTTACACAAAGGCTGAGTCATGTAGATGAGTTGGCTAGTCGATCTTCTGGCAATAACAGACACGAGGATCTTGCAAAGAAACTTCAGGTACTAAGAAACAGAAATAAGGATATTGCGAAGAAACTTCAG GAGATGGAAAAGAATCGCAATACAACAGCTG GATTAAAGTTCGATGCCCCTGATGCGCAAATGAAAGAGGTGGAATGTCCAACTTGCACAGTCCATTTGCAG GTTGAGGTTCCAGCGATGGGTTCAAAAACCATAGAATGCAGCGTCTGCCAGCATCCTTTCCTCGTGAGTGCCCACTGA
- the LOC122578709 gene encoding protein FREE1-like isoform X2 — protein MNHQNQMNYQPSSYNPYDYYNNYNNNNNININNPQIDQIPSAPPDPSYFYYSSPPDNNYPPNPSYDPNPIPSWYHNQVEPSNKTPPSIAVKFDDYGRPINHQIPENDNVTDHQSVYASSYSNGSDYNSSSNASKLKFDDYGRPISAKEPLDGDKKIVKATPLVVEDASNGVQKFRVVLLSEGAGLQGDMDVLCQIGLDGIRILDPATTRTLKVYTFDTVTRWEVLDSNVFAFWTKSSVDTNERRVRLKSNGYTTTNILDLVAAASIQFKEMDGLANSEQVAEKKKVFPDWKILMKPGNEEKDHWVPDEASVKCTSCSTYFGAFVRRHHCRNCGDIFCDKCTQGRIALTAEEQAPQVRVCDQCMAEVTQRLSHVDELASRSSGNNRHEDLAKKLQEMEKNRNTTAGLKFDAPDAQMKEVECPTCTVHLQVEVPAMGSKTIECSVCQHPFLVSAH, from the exons ATGAATcatcaaaaccaaatgaattatcaaccatcatcaTATAATCCATATGATTATTAcaataattacaataataataacaatattaatattaataatccCCAAATTGATCAAATTCCTTCTGCACCTCCAGACCCTTCCTACTTTTACTATTCTTCACCACCAGATAACAACTACCCACCAAACCCGAGTTACGATCCAAACCCGATTCCTTCTTGGTACCACAATCAGGTCGAGCCGTCTAACAAGACGCCGCCTTCGATTGCGGTTAAGTTTGATGATTATGGAAGACCCATTAATCATCAGATACCCGAAAATGATAATGTTACTGATCATCAGAGTGTTTATGCTTCTTCTTACAGTAATGGGTCCGATTATAATAGTAGTAGTAATGCGAGTaaactgaaatttgatgatTATGGAAGGCCTATAAGTGCGAAAGAACCGTTGGATGGTGATAAGAAGATCGTAAAGGCGACACCGTTAGTCGTCGAGGATGCGAGTAACGGTGTGCAGAAATTTCGTGTGGTGCTACTCTCTGAAGGGGCAGGTCTGCAGGGAGATATGGATGTCTTATGTCag ATTGGTTTAGATGGTATTCGGATACTTGATCCTGCAACGACCCGAACACTGAAAGTATATACATTTGACACCGTGACTAGATGGGAG GTATTGGATTCAAATGTATTTGCTTTCTGGACTAAAAGTTCCGTTGATACTAACGAAAGACGTGTCAGACTAAAGTCTAACGGTTATACTACAACCAACATTCTTGATCTGGTGGCTGCCGCAAGTATTCAG TTCAAGGAGATGGATGGATTAGCAAATTCTGAACAAGTAGCTGAGAAGAAAAAAGTCTTCCCTGATTGGAAAATTTTGATGAAGCCTGGAAATGAGGAAAAAGACCACTGG GTTCCAGATGAAGCATCCGTTAAATGCACATCTTGTAGCACATATTTCGGAGCTTTTGTGCGAAGG CATCATTGTAGAAATTGTGGTGATATTTTCTGTGATAAGTGCACTCAAGGTAGAATTGCTCTCACGGCAGAAGAGCAGGCTCCACAAGTTCGAGTTTGTGACCAATGCATG GCAGAAGTTACACAAAGGCTGAGTCATGTAGATGAGTTGGCTAGTCGATCTTCTGGCAATAACAGACACGAGGATCTTGCAAAGAAACTTCAG GAGATGGAAAAGAATCGCAATACAACAGCTG GATTAAAGTTCGATGCCCCTGATGCGCAAATGAAAGAGGTGGAATGTCCAACTTGCACAGTCCATTTGCAG GTTGAGGTTCCAGCGATGGGTTCAAAAACCATAGAATGCAGCGTCTGCCAGCATCCTTTCCTCGTGAGTGCCCACTGA